In Desulfoferula mesophila, the genomic window ATCTCGGCTTTTCCAAAGACATTGCGCAAACGTAGCGAGACATCCCATAGTTCCTCCCAGCGCATGTTGTCAAAACTCTTTTTGCCTAGTTCAAGGCTGATCCGCTGGTCGAGGCCATTCCGGCTTAAGTAATAGCGATAGGCTACTGCCGGAAGGCACAAGGCCGCAGGCACCTTCAGACCTTGTCGTTTGAGGGCGGCCAACGCCCTGGCCTTGCCTCCCACCTCGCTGCTAGGCTCTATTTCGTCAAGGGTCAAGATCCAATTCATGGTACGACCCTGAACTCGAATACACTCTGAAACCGGCTAACCACATAATAGGCATCGACGTTGAGACACAGATGAGCGGTATTTGAGGCTTCAAGGAATTCACCCATGTGAGGTTGCTTGGCCAAAAAGACCTGCCTAAATACCGCCTCTTTGTCAGGCCCTATCGCCTCTACTTTGCCCACGGCAGTGGCCGCAGCCGCCAGGCGAAGATCTGTTGCTTGGTTGCTGCGGTTGTCCATCAAAATCGCCGCTCTGGGGTTTCCCTGCAGGTTATTAAACTTGCGAGTGGTACGGCTGGTGGAGAAGTAAATGCGTGCAAGGTCCGTTGAAGCCGCAAAAGCCACAAGGCTAGCGTAGGGCTGCTTCCCCCCCACAGTGGACAGAACCGCAAAAAGCTGGCTTGCCGCCATATCCCGCAAATGCTGTTCTAGCTCCTGGGCTTGCTGGCCAGG contains:
- a CDS encoding pyridoxamine 5'-phosphate oxidase family protein, which produces MEEFVHLNLNPPGQQAQELEQHLRDMAASQLFAVLSTVGGKQPYASLVAFAASTDLARIYFSTSRTTRKFNNLQGNPRAAILMDNRSNQATDLRLAAAATAVGKVEAIGPDKEAVFRQVFLAKQPHMGEFLEASNTAHLCLNVDAYYVVSRFQSVFEFRVVP